In one window of Campylobacter sp. DNA:
- a CDS encoding amino acid ABC transporter ATP-binding protein: protein MEILKIDKVNKFYGELHALKDVSLSVAQGEVVVILGPSGCGKSTLLRTINGLEPVQSGNFIIEGERIDQNFKEWRRIRQKIGMVFQSYELFDHLSVLHNIILGPMKVQNVPKEEAITLAREWLKIVGLADKENSYPKELSGGQKQRIAIVRSLVMKPKIMLFDEVTAALDPEIVREVLDVMLNLAKEGQTMLIVTHEMGFARAVADRIVFMDDGHIVEINEPEAFFTAPKSERAKKFLNMFEFKK, encoded by the coding sequence CAATAAATTTTACGGCGAGCTGCACGCGCTAAAGGACGTCAGTCTTAGCGTCGCACAAGGCGAAGTCGTAGTGATCCTAGGCCCTAGCGGCTGCGGTAAAAGCACCCTACTTCGCACGATCAACGGGTTAGAGCCGGTACAAAGCGGAAATTTTATAATCGAGGGCGAGCGGATCGATCAAAATTTCAAAGAGTGGCGTAGGATCAGGCAAAAGATCGGTATGGTCTTTCAAAGCTATGAGCTCTTCGATCATCTAAGCGTGCTGCACAACATAATCTTAGGTCCGATGAAGGTGCAAAACGTTCCGAAAGAGGAAGCGATAACTCTAGCTCGCGAATGGCTAAAGATCGTAGGTCTTGCGGATAAGGAAAACTCCTACCCCAAAGAGCTTAGCGGCGGGCAGAAGCAACGCATCGCGATCGTACGAAGCCTTGTGATGAAGCCCAAGATCATGCTTTTTGACGAGGTTACCGCGGCGCTTGATCCCGAGATCGTGCGCGAGGTGCTAGACGTAATGCTAAATCTCGCCAAAGAGGGACAGACGATGCTAATCGTAACGCATGAGATGGGCTTTGCGCGCGCCGTAGCCGATCGCATAGTTTTTATGGACGACGGACACATTGTGGAGATTAACGAACCGGAGGCGTTCTTTACCGCGCCGAAGAGTGAGCGCGCAAAGAAATTTCTAAATATGTTCGAATTTAAAAAATAA
- a CDS encoding cysteine ABC transporter substrate-binding protein, translating into MKKTLSTLFILGALFFAGCNDEGKGSSNSAQGSAAPQSYIDGVKKRGIVRIAVFGDKPPFGYIDETGKNAGYDVYFAKRIAKELLGDESKVQFVLVEAANRAEFLASDKVDITLANFTVTPERKEVVDFALPYMKVALGVASKDGDITDVSQLKDKTLLINKGTTADLYFTKNHPEIKLLKFDQNTETFGAMLDGRGDAIAHDNTLLFAWTKSNPGFKVGIRSLGDQDVIAPAVKKGNDELRKWLDDLIVKLADEKFFHADYDATLAPVYGNDIKADDVVIEGGKL; encoded by the coding sequence ATGAAAAAAACGCTAAGCACGCTTTTTATCTTAGGTGCGTTATTTTTCGCAGGTTGCAACGATGAGGGCAAAGGCTCCTCAAATTCCGCGCAAGGTTCCGCCGCGCCGCAAAGTTATATCGACGGAGTTAAAAAGCGCGGTATAGTAAGGATCGCGGTTTTCGGCGACAAGCCGCCGTTTGGTTATATCGACGAGACGGGTAAAAACGCGGGATATGACGTGTATTTTGCAAAACGTATCGCAAAGGAGCTTTTGGGCGATGAGAGCAAGGTTCAGTTCGTGCTCGTAGAGGCCGCCAATCGCGCGGAATTTTTGGCGTCGGATAAGGTCGATATCACGCTTGCAAATTTCACCGTCACGCCGGAGCGTAAAGAGGTCGTGGATTTCGCGCTACCATATATGAAGGTAGCCCTCGGCGTCGCGAGCAAGGACGGCGATATCACCGACGTTTCGCAGCTTAAAGACAAAACGCTTTTAATCAACAAAGGCACGACCGCGGATCTGTATTTTACGAAAAACCATCCCGAAATCAAGCTTTTAAAATTTGACCAAAATACCGAGACTTTCGGTGCGATGCTGGATGGCAGGGGCGATGCGATCGCGCATGATAATACGCTTTTGTTCGCATGGACTAAGTCAAACCCTGGCTTTAAGGTAGGTATCCGCTCGCTAGGCGATCAGGACGTCATCGCGCCTGCGGTCAAAAAGGGCAACGACGAGCTTCGCAAATGGCTTGACGATCTAATCGTAAAGCTCGCGGACGAGAAATTTTTCCACGCCGACTACGACGCGACGCTGGCGCCGGTATATGGCAACGACATCAAGGCTGACGATGTCGTAATTGAGGGCGGAAAGTTATAA
- a CDS encoding DUF3137 domain-containing protein — translation MDRNGDLQELYLLEKRREKLSRISKLISFLIILLLVGLYVLLNTRAEPVSFDTNWLIVALFIIFPVLNGLLYRLFCGLISSKNEGAQRANFDKFSGFDTAQDRGVLGQGAAQDGQILRADAKEGQVLKAEVGEDGGFQGGDSRMNVTYGRFEPKAAEREGGSEKDGAAGSKFNFLADLQSLEDERAALQKSVKKANLVAAAVGTGVGALVALFWEEMAAGVFFGISVYGVVSALLTASKRRNFRSNFKNMVVASIAKSFGLSYDESGGLGTDEFFEIYDCYINEQSSEDMMSGEVQGVRVRFSDFYAAEKVRTKNGTRTDVKFQGVLFVADFHKRLNCEVRVCHKNSRNLRRYGQRANMDDVKFEEFFDVYTTDQVGARYALTPLLMQRLTEVYLRLGSQINAVMKEDKIYVAIETWRDNFEPRIDCSLKQDATIELYVDEIGALVGIVSELNLNRKIWNE, via the coding sequence ATGGATAGAAACGGCGATCTGCAGGAGCTTTACCTACTTGAAAAACGGCGCGAAAAGCTCTCGCGCATTAGCAAGCTCATCTCATTTTTGATAATCCTGCTGCTAGTCGGGCTTTACGTGCTTTTAAATACGAGGGCGGAGCCCGTCTCGTTTGATACAAACTGGCTAATAGTCGCGCTTTTCATCATCTTCCCGGTTTTAAACGGACTGCTCTACCGTCTATTTTGCGGCTTGATCTCTAGCAAAAACGAGGGCGCACAGCGCGCAAATTTTGATAAATTTAGCGGCTTTGATACGGCGCAAGACAGGGGCGTGCTAGGGCAGGGCGCAGCGCAAGATGGGCAAATTTTAAGAGCCGATGCGAAAGAGGGGCAGGTATTAAAAGCTGAAGTAGGCGAGGACGGCGGCTTTCAAGGCGGCGACAGCCGCATGAATGTTACTTATGGAAGGTTTGAGCCCAAAGCCGCCGAAAGAGAAGGTGGGAGCGAAAAAGACGGAGCAGCCGGATCAAAATTTAACTTTCTAGCCGATCTGCAGAGCCTGGAGGATGAGCGCGCGGCGCTGCAAAAATCGGTGAAAAAGGCTAATCTCGTCGCCGCTGCCGTAGGGACCGGCGTGGGCGCACTGGTGGCGCTTTTTTGGGAGGAGATGGCGGCCGGCGTATTTTTCGGCATCTCCGTTTACGGCGTCGTGAGCGCTCTTTTGACGGCGAGCAAAAGACGGAATTTCAGATCAAATTTTAAAAACATGGTCGTCGCGAGCATCGCAAAAAGCTTCGGGCTTAGCTACGATGAAAGCGGCGGGCTGGGGACGGATGAGTTTTTTGAAATTTATGACTGCTACATAAACGAGCAATCGAGCGAGGATATGATGAGCGGGGAGGTGCAGGGCGTGCGCGTTAGATTTAGCGACTTTTACGCCGCCGAAAAGGTGCGCACCAAAAACGGCACTCGCACCGACGTAAAATTTCAAGGAGTGCTTTTCGTCGCGGACTTTCACAAAAGGCTTAACTGCGAGGTGCGGGTGTGCCACAAAAACTCGCGAAATCTGCGCAGATACGGGCAGCGAGCGAATATGGACGACGTGAAATTTGAAGAATTTTTCGACGTCTATACGACCGATCAGGTAGGTGCGAGATACGCTCTGACACCGCTTTTGATGCAGCGACTGACGGAGGTTTATCTAAGACTAGGCTCGCAGATAAACGCAGTAATGAAAGAGGATAAAATTTACGTGGCGATCGAGACCTGGCGCGATAATTTCGAGCCTAGAATCGACTGCTCGCTAAAGCAGGACGCCACGATAGAGCTTTACGTAGATGAGATCGGCGCGCTTGTGGGTATCGTGAGCGAGCTAAATTTGAACCGTAAAATTTGGAACGAATGA
- a CDS encoding MalY/PatB family protein, with protein sequence MGLFDFISGKEKYDFDTLPNRRGTKSLKWDVGENELPMWVADMDFAVAPEIIEALQKRLNERVLGYSIIDDEWRSAYQGWWLARHDYEIQKEWLIYASGTLPAIDSIIRKLTSPAENVLLMSPVYNCFYYCIKNAARAPLQNELAYASGDYSIDWEDLEAKLADPQTTLFILCNPHNPVGRTFSRDDLAHIGELCEKHGVTVLSDEVHCDLTEPGVRYTPFAAASKSCERISASIIAPTKAFNIAGLQSAAVFAVDKRLRHKISKALNSDDIAEPNFFGVQGAIAAFTKGAPWLDALREYLSENRKFAAEFIARELPQVRVVPQDATYLMWLDAGAYTQDSAELARFIREKTGLYLSCGAQYGKGGEKFLRLNIATSRALLKDGLGRLKEALKICPH encoded by the coding sequence ATGGGACTTTTTGATTTTATAAGTGGCAAGGAGAAATACGACTTCGACACTCTGCCAAACCGTCGCGGCACGAAGTCGCTTAAATGGGACGTAGGCGAGAACGAGCTTCCGATGTGGGTCGCGGACATGGACTTTGCCGTAGCGCCCGAAATTATCGAGGCTCTGCAAAAGCGGCTAAATGAGCGAGTTTTGGGCTATTCGATTATCGATGATGAGTGGCGTAGCGCGTATCAAGGCTGGTGGCTTGCGCGCCACGATTATGAAATCCAAAAGGAGTGGCTGATCTATGCTAGCGGTACGCTGCCTGCGATCGATTCGATCATCCGTAAGCTCACCTCGCCGGCCGAAAATGTGCTACTGATGAGCCCCGTTTATAACTGCTTTTACTACTGCATCAAAAACGCCGCTCGCGCGCCGTTGCAAAACGAGCTTGCCTACGCTAGCGGCGATTATAGCATCGATTGGGAGGATTTGGAGGCCAAGCTCGCCGATCCGCAGACGACGCTTTTTATCCTTTGCAATCCGCACAATCCGGTGGGTCGTACTTTTAGCAGGGACGATCTTGCCCACATCGGCGAGCTGTGTGAGAAGCACGGCGTGACGGTGCTTAGCGATGAGGTGCATTGCGATCTGACCGAGCCGGGCGTGCGTTACACGCCATTTGCTGCGGCAAGCAAGAGCTGCGAGAGGATTTCGGCTAGCATAATCGCGCCAACTAAGGCGTTTAACATCGCAGGGCTGCAAAGCGCGGCGGTTTTTGCCGTAGATAAGCGCTTGCGCCATAAAATTTCAAAGGCGCTAAATTCCGACGACATCGCCGAGCCGAATTTTTTCGGCGTCCAAGGAGCGATCGCCGCATTTACGAAGGGTGCGCCGTGGCTGGACGCGCTGCGCGAATACCTCAGCGAAAATCGCAAATTCGCGGCGGAATTTATCGCCCGCGAACTTCCGCAGGTGCGCGTCGTGCCGCAAGACGCGACCTATCTGATGTGGCTTGATGCGGGCGCTTACACGCAGGATAGCGCGGAGCTTGCGCGCTTCATCCGCGAAAAAACGGGGCTGTATCTCTCCTGCGGTGCGCAATACGGCAAGGGCGGCGAGAAATTTTTGCGCTTAAATATCGCGACCTCTAGGGCGCTGCTAAAAGACGGGCTAGGGCGGCTAAAAGAGGCGCTAAAGATTTGCCCGCATTAA
- a CDS encoding DUF3737 family protein: protein MQILRQKHFSGERALFGAKDLRIENSVFGEGESPLKHSANIVVQNCKFEWKYPFWYAENIRAQDCLFDEIARAGIWYSRGVVLKDCLYGAPKGLRRVKDAVLQNVEFHDAQETLWHCSDVTLKNVTAKGAYFGLDCENLSIENLSLFGDYCFDGCRNVMIKNSKLLSKDAFWNCENIVVEDCFIAGEYFGWNSKNVTLRNCKIESLQGFCYMQNLLLQDCELINTTLAFEYSDVRAEIKGAIDSVKNPSSGLIRAASIGELILDGATDASKTEIITELRA, encoded by the coding sequence ATGCAAATATTAAGACAAAAGCACTTTAGCGGCGAGCGCGCGCTGTTCGGCGCAAAGGATCTGCGGATCGAAAATTCCGTCTTCGGCGAGGGCGAGTCGCCGCTAAAACACAGCGCAAATATCGTCGTGCAAAACTGTAAATTTGAGTGGAAATATCCGTTTTGGTACGCCGAAAATATCCGCGCACAGGATTGTTTATTCGACGAGATCGCGCGCGCAGGGATCTGGTATAGCCGCGGCGTAGTCCTAAAAGACTGCCTCTACGGCGCGCCCAAGGGGCTTCGCCGCGTAAAAGACGCCGTGCTGCAAAACGTAGAATTTCACGACGCGCAAGAGACCTTGTGGCACTGCAGCGACGTTACGCTAAAAAACGTCACTGCAAAGGGCGCTTATTTCGGGCTTGATTGCGAAAACTTAAGTATCGAAAATCTATCGCTTTTTGGGGATTACTGCTTCGACGGCTGTAGAAACGTAATGATCAAAAACTCCAAACTTCTATCCAAGGACGCATTTTGGAACTGCGAAAATATCGTGGTCGAAGACTGCTTCATCGCAGGCGAATACTTCGGCTGGAATTCTAAAAACGTGACGCTGCGAAACTGCAAGATCGAGAGCCTGCAGGGCTTTTGCTATATGCAAAATTTACTCTTGCAAGACTGCGAGCTTATAAATACGACGCTAGCGTTTGAATACAGCGATGTCCGTGCCGAGATAAAAGGCGCAATCGATAGCGTCAAAAATCCGAGCAGCGGGCTAATCCGCGCGGCAAGCATCGGCGAGCTGATCCTAGACGGCGCAACGGACGCGTCTAAAACTGAAATCATTACTGAATTAAGGGCGTAA
- a CDS encoding YegP family protein: MAEFLIKDAKDGCKFDLLYDGHVLCTSEVYTSKAACKNGIESVVKNAALNKIEDQIAGGEKLNNPKFELYTDKAGKVRFRLTASNGQIIAVSKDFEAKADALKVIELIVKQAAKAKIKEA; the protein is encoded by the coding sequence ATGGCTGAGTTTTTAATCAAAGACGCCAAGGACGGCTGCAAATTCGATCTACTTTATGACGGGCACGTACTGTGCACCTCCGAGGTTTACACGAGTAAGGCCGCTTGCAAAAACGGCATCGAAAGCGTCGTAAAAAACGCCGCGCTAAATAAGATCGAGGATCAAATTGCGGGCGGCGAAAAGCTAAATAATCCAAAATTTGAGCTTTACACCGATAAAGCAGGCAAGGTTCGCTTCCGCCTAACGGCCAGCAACGGACAGATCATCGCCGTTAGCAAAGATTTTGAAGCCAAAGCGGACGCTCTAAAAGTAATAGAGCTTATCGTAAAACAGGCTGCGAAAGCCAAGATCAAGGAGGCGTAA
- the moaC gene encoding cyclic pyranopterin monophosphate synthase MoaC, translating to MLTHIDENNMPRMVDVGAKDDSERVATASGIIRMSAEAFAAVKQNTAKKGPVLQTAVVAAIMGAKKTSELIPMTHPLTITSIKTDIEELASECAFKLFVTVKITGKTGVEMEALTGVSVGLLTIYDMLKAIDKSMQITDVVLQRKEGGKSGVYIRS from the coding sequence ATGCTTACACATATCGACGAAAACAATATGCCGCGCATGGTAGATGTCGGCGCCAAGGATGATAGCGAGCGCGTAGCCACCGCTAGCGGCATCATACGAATGAGTGCGGAGGCGTTTGCCGCCGTTAAGCAAAACACGGCAAAAAAAGGACCCGTGCTTCAAACTGCCGTAGTTGCCGCGATAATGGGCGCTAAAAAGACAAGTGAGCTAATACCAATGACTCATCCACTTACGATTACTTCCATTAAAACCGATATTGAGGAGCTTGCGAGCGAGTGCGCGTTTAAGCTTTTTGTAACTGTAAAAATCACGGGCAAAACGGGCGTCGAGATGGAAGCGCTAACGGGCGTGAGCGTAGGACTGCTGACGATTTATGATATGCTAAAAGCGATAGATAAATCGATGCAGATCACTGACGTCGTGTTGCAGCGCAAAGAGGGGGGCAAGAGTGGCGTGTATATTAGGAGCTGA
- a CDS encoding DUF493 domain-containing protein: MACILGAEKPKIDYPLFWEYKVVLDAATQKREQIDEILKGENYKIDFSRFSNGGKYMSFNVSVFVKDDLHRNEIFERLKAHFKYVL; the protein is encoded by the coding sequence GTGGCGTGTATATTAGGAGCTGAAAAGCCGAAAATCGACTATCCGCTCTTTTGGGAATACAAAGTAGTCCTAGACGCGGCTACCCAAAAGCGTGAGCAGATCGATGAAATTTTAAAGGGCGAAAATTACAAAATAGACTTTTCGCGCTTTTCAAACGGCGGTAAATATATGAGCTTCAACGTAAGCGTTTTCGTTAAAGACGACTTGCATCGAAACGAAATTTTCGAGCGCTTAAAAGCCCACTTTAAATATGTATTGTGA
- a CDS encoding M48 family metallopeptidase, with protein sequence MKKLALLISFAAMMIFTGCASTTQGGAVGIDRSQFITVSEAEMDQSAALAYKQITTQANAKHILNTDKKLTDRVRGISKRLIAQVGAFRKDALKWNWQVNVINDPTINAWCMPGGRIVVYTGIIEKLKLTDAELAAILGHEMSHALREHSRERASTEQMKDVGIAVASSAAGLGDLGSAALNMAAQYTFTLPFSRTHETEADLMGVELMARAGYDPRAAINVWEKMNKLNESHPLKFMSTHPSNDDRIADLKEVMPKVLPLYEAATRNR encoded by the coding sequence ATGAAAAAATTAGCTCTTTTAATATCCTTTGCTGCGATGATGATTTTTACCGGCTGCGCGAGCACCACGCAAGGCGGCGCCGTAGGCATCGACCGCTCGCAATTCATCACTGTAAGCGAAGCTGAAATGGATCAAAGTGCCGCGCTTGCCTACAAGCAGATCACTACCCAAGCAAACGCCAAGCACATCCTAAATACCGACAAAAAGCTAACTGATCGCGTTAGAGGCATCTCGAAGCGCCTAATCGCTCAAGTCGGCGCATTTCGCAAAGACGCACTAAAATGGAACTGGCAGGTAAACGTCATAAACGACCCTACGATCAATGCTTGGTGTATGCCTGGCGGTCGCATCGTCGTATATACGGGCATCATCGAAAAGCTTAAGCTTACCGATGCCGAGCTGGCTGCTATTTTGGGGCACGAGATGTCGCACGCACTGCGCGAACACAGCCGCGAGCGAGCCTCGACTGAACAGATGAAAGATGTCGGTATCGCCGTAGCAAGCTCCGCAGCAGGGCTTGGAGATCTGGGCTCAGCGGCTTTGAACATGGCGGCGCAGTACACATTCACGCTGCCGTTTTCGCGCACGCATGAGACGGAGGCCGATCTGATGGGTGTTGAGCTGATGGCACGCGCAGGATACGATCCGCGAGCGGCGATAAACGTCTGGGAGAAGATGAATAAGTTAAACGAGAGCCATCCACTTAAATTTATGTCCACGCACCCTTCAAACGACGATCGCATCGCTGATCTAAAAGAGGTGATGCCGAAAGTCTTGCCGCTTTACGAGGCTGCCACAAGAAATAGATAG
- a CDS encoding hemolysin family protein: MLVLAFVFIFMNAFFVLSEFSIVKVRKSRLEELIKDKIPNAKLAFKISNSLDTYLSATQLGITISSLALGWIGEPAVSRLIELPLRSIGIGGGAAAHTIAFVISFTLVTLFHVVLGELVPKSIAIAKTEKIVLFISRPLHIFWIMFFPIIKAFDFIAAVSLKIIGVKPAKESELALSDEEIKIIASESLKGGVLDSLETEIIKNAVDFSDTVAKEIMTPRRDLVCLNKQKSYDENYATVLQSKFTRFPYIDGSKDNVLGLIHIRDIIQQKGDKSFDKIVRKLIIVPENSPISKILPMMNKQRIFAALVIDEYGGTAGFLTMEDIIEEIFGDINDEHDANAQNFKRIDENTFEFRGRFEIEGVEEVMGIDFDEETEQLTIGGYVFNLFGSLPEIGDKISDENCDYEVLRMDGTRVSLVKAIKKAVAQPQENEEAEKNN; the protein is encoded by the coding sequence ATGTTAGTTTTAGCTTTTGTATTCATCTTTATGAATGCTTTTTTTGTTCTTTCGGAATTCTCAATCGTCAAAGTAAGAAAGTCTCGCCTCGAAGAGCTTATCAAGGATAAAATTCCAAACGCAAAGCTCGCTTTTAAAATTTCAAACTCCCTTGACACCTACCTCAGCGCCACACAGCTAGGCATTACGATAAGCTCGCTCGCCCTCGGCTGGATCGGTGAGCCCGCGGTATCGAGACTGATCGAGCTGCCACTAAGATCCATCGGCATAGGCGGCGGAGCGGCGGCGCATACGATCGCCTTCGTCATATCTTTTACGCTCGTTACGCTATTTCATGTCGTACTCGGCGAGCTAGTGCCAAAATCCATCGCTATTGCTAAAACCGAGAAGATCGTGCTTTTTATCTCCAGACCGCTTCATATTTTTTGGATTATGTTTTTTCCGATCATCAAGGCATTTGACTTCATCGCCGCCGTCTCGCTTAAAATCATAGGTGTAAAGCCCGCCAAAGAGAGCGAGCTTGCGCTTTCGGACGAAGAGATCAAAATCATCGCAAGCGAGAGCCTAAAAGGCGGCGTGCTCGATAGCCTAGAGACCGAGATCATCAAAAACGCCGTCGATTTTAGCGACACAGTCGCTAAAGAGATAATGACGCCGAGGCGCGATCTAGTTTGCCTAAATAAGCAAAAAAGCTACGATGAAAACTACGCAACCGTATTGCAGTCGAAATTTACGCGCTTTCCGTATATCGACGGCAGCAAAGATAACGTCCTAGGCCTCATCCACATCCGCGACATCATCCAACAAAAGGGAGATAAAAGCTTCGATAAGATCGTGCGCAAGCTCATCATCGTGCCTGAAAATAGCCCGATCTCTAAAATTTTACCTATGATGAATAAGCAGCGCATTTTTGCCGCGCTCGTCATCGACGAATACGGCGGCACTGCGGGATTTTTGACGATGGAAGATATAATAGAAGAAATTTTTGGCGACATCAACGACGAGCACGACGCGAATGCGCAAAATTTCAAACGTATCGACGAGAATACCTTTGAGTTTAGAGGCCGCTTCGAGATCGAAGGCGTCGAGGAGGTGATGGGCATTGACTTCGACGAAGAGACCGAGCAGCTTACGATCGGCGGCTACGTCTTTAATCTCTTCGGTAGCCTACCTGAAATCGGCGATAAAATAAGCGATGAAAACTGCGACTATGAAGTGCTGCGAATGGATGGCACAAGAGTTTCGCTCGTAAAAGCGATCAAAAAAGCAGTCGCGCAGCCCCAAGAAAATGAAGAAGCTGAGAAAAATAACTAA
- a CDS encoding sodium-dependent transporter, with protein MTKHKFSSRWAFIIACVGSAVGMANVWGFPYKLGTNGGGAFLLIYVFFVALFSYVGLSAEYAIGRRAKTGTLGSYEYAWKSRGLGAIGKVIGWLPLAGSMCIAVGYAVIIAYVLKALVQAIDGSLMSENTDTWFNSFALAPYSVVPYHCIIVAGTLLTLFFGAKSIEKTNKIMMPLFFVLFAILAVRVATLQGAAGGYAFLFGADFTKLADPMVWISAMGQAFFSLSITGSGMIVYGAYLSKDEDVVSAAKNTALFDTLAAMVAALVMIPAVFAYGMDPAAGPKLLFVTLPKILQDMAGGRIFAVILFTAVIFGGISSLQNMFEVVAESLMHKFPRLSRAFTLALLCAICLGAGLGMEAISSWGPWMDFVSIYIIPIGAVIGAISWFWVIKRNEILDEINLGAERVRGKLWYDIGRFVYVPLALLLCIIALSMHISF; from the coding sequence ATGACAAAACACAAATTCTCATCGCGTTGGGCCTTTATCATCGCTTGCGTGGGCTCTGCTGTAGGTATGGCAAATGTCTGGGGCTTCCCTTACAAACTCGGCACGAACGGCGGCGGCGCATTTTTGCTAATTTACGTTTTTTTCGTAGCGCTGTTTTCATATGTAGGCCTAAGCGCCGAATACGCGATCGGTCGCCGCGCCAAAACAGGCACGCTGGGCTCATACGAATACGCGTGGAAAAGCCGCGGACTTGGCGCTATCGGTAAGGTTATCGGCTGGCTACCGCTTGCCGGTTCGATGTGTATCGCAGTGGGCTATGCCGTCATCATCGCCTACGTTCTAAAAGCGCTAGTCCAAGCCATAGACGGCTCGCTAATGAGTGAAAATACCGATACGTGGTTCAACTCTTTTGCCCTGGCGCCCTACTCCGTGGTGCCTTATCACTGCATAATCGTCGCAGGCACGTTGCTGACGCTGTTTTTCGGCGCCAAAAGCATCGAAAAAACGAATAAAATTATGATGCCGCTATTTTTCGTGCTATTTGCGATTTTGGCGGTTAGGGTTGCGACACTGCAAGGCGCTGCGGGCGGATATGCCTTTCTTTTCGGCGCTGATTTTACTAAGCTAGCAGATCCGATGGTTTGGATTTCTGCGATGGGACAGGCATTTTTCTCGCTATCGATTACGGGCTCAGGCATGATCGTCTATGGCGCGTATTTATCCAAGGACGAAGACGTCGTATCTGCGGCGAAAAATACCGCGCTATTTGACACGCTAGCCGCGATGGTAGCTGCGCTAGTGATGATCCCTGCAGTATTTGCTTACGGAATGGATCCGGCGGCGGGGCCTAAGCTACTTTTCGTAACTCTGCCTAAAATTTTACAAGATATGGCAGGTGGTAGAATTTTTGCGGTGATTTTATTTACCGCCGTGATTTTTGGTGGAATTTCATCGCTTCAAAATATGTTCGAAGTAGTCGCCGAATCGCTAATGCATAAGTTTCCAAGGCTAAGCCGTGCATTCACGCTTGCGCTATTGTGCGCGATCTGCCTGGGTGCGGGCCTTGGTATGGAAGCGATAAGCTCATGGGGTCCGTGGATGGATTTCGTATCGATTTATATCATTCCGATCGGAGCAGTAATCGGCGCGATATCGTGGTTTTGGGTGATTAAGCGGAATGAAATTTTAGATGAGATCAATCTGGGCGCAGAGAGGGTTCGCGGCAAGCTCTGGTATGATATCGGGCGCTTTGTCTATGTCCCGCTGGCGCTACTTTTATGCATAATCGCGCTTAGTATGCATATTTCGTTTTAA
- a CDS encoding type II toxin-antitoxin system RelB/DinJ family antitoxin encodes MTRSINVNFRMDAELKKGLEEVCSEMGLNLTTAFTIFAKKVLQERKIPFELTADPFYSHENLSHLKRSFDELKKNSGIEHDLLKADQ; translated from the coding sequence ATGACGCGATCTATAAACGTAAATTTTAGAATGGATGCCGAGCTTAAAAAAGGGTTGGAGGAAGTATGCTCTGAAATGGGGCTAAATTTAACTACTGCTTTTACAATATTTGCTAAAAAAGTATTGCAAGAACGCAAAATTCCTTTCGAGCTGACAGCAGATCCCTTTTACAGCCACGAAAATTTATCTCATCTTAAGCGCTCTTTTGACGAATTAAAGAAAAATAGCGGGATTGAGCACGATTTGTTAAAAGCGGATCAATGA
- a CDS encoding Txe/YoeB family addiction module toxin translates to MKKIWSQEAWKDYLYWQENDKNILKRINKLILDIERNGYDCIGKPEALKGNLSGLYSVRIDGKNRLVFRISNGAIEIAQCKTHYGDK, encoded by the coding sequence ATGAAAAAAATCTGGTCGCAAGAAGCTTGGAAGGATTATCTGTATTGGCAGGAAAATGATAAAAATATTCTAAAGCGCATAAATAAGTTAATCCTAGATATAGAGCGTAACGGCTACGATTGTATAGGCAAACCCGAAGCGCTAAAGGGCAATTTATCGGGGCTTTATAGTGTTAGAATAGATGGAAAAAATCGGCTCGTATTTAGAATATCTAATGGCGCCATAGAAATAGCTCAGTGTAAAACTCACTATGGAGATAAGTAA